One genomic window of Indioceanicola profundi includes the following:
- a CDS encoding chemotaxis protein CheW, protein MFGIPVLQVQDVLGPQKITRIPLAPPEIAGSLNLRGRIVTAVDVRKRLGLPPRPSDIKGMSIVVDLKGELYSLMVDNVGEVLSLSAEEFERHPATMDQRWREVSRGIYRLKSNLLVVLEVSRLLNFATIEAA, encoded by the coding sequence ATGTTCGGCATTCCCGTCCTGCAGGTTCAGGACGTGCTGGGCCCGCAGAAGATCACCCGCATTCCGCTGGCTCCGCCGGAGATCGCGGGGTCGCTGAACCTGCGCGGCCGCATCGTCACCGCAGTGGATGTCCGCAAGCGGCTGGGACTGCCGCCGCGGCCTTCGGACATCAAGGGGATGAGCATCGTCGTCGACCTGAAGGGGGAACTCTATTCCCTGATGGTCGACAATGTCGGAGAGGTTCTGTCCCTCTCGGCCGAGGAGTTCGAGCGCCATCCGGCGACCATGGATCAGCGCTGGCGGGAGGTGTCGAGGGGCATCTACCGCTTGAAGAGCAACCTGCTGGTCGTACTCGAAGTGTCCCGTCTGCTGAATTTCGCCACTATCGAAGCGGCGTGA
- a CDS encoding response regulator — protein MKSCLVVDDSRVVRKVARKILEELGFACNEAEDGKQAMDICAGSMPDAVLLDWNMPVLSGIEFLRRLRKMTGGEGPKVIFCTTENDLAHIQEALSAGANEYIMKPFDSEIIQTKFQQVGLL, from the coding sequence ATGAAGTCCTGCCTGGTCGTCGATGACAGCCGCGTGGTCCGCAAGGTCGCGCGGAAGATCCTGGAGGAGCTGGGGTTCGCCTGCAACGAGGCCGAGGACGGCAAGCAGGCGATGGACATCTGCGCCGGGTCCATGCCCGATGCGGTTCTCCTGGACTGGAACATGCCGGTGCTGTCCGGCATCGAGTTCCTGCGCCGGCTCCGGAAGATGACCGGCGGCGAAGGGCCGAAGGTCATCTTCTGCACCACGGAGAACGATCTGGCCCATATCCAGGAAGCCCTGTCGGCCGGCGCCAACGAGTACATCATGAAGCCGTTCGACAGCGAAATCATCCAGACCAAGTTTCAGCAGGTCGGCCTGCTCTGA
- a CDS encoding protein-glutamate methylesterase/protein-glutamine glutaminase, protein MTDLPGRTVPTGAPQTGHEPFRVMVVDDSAVIRGLITRALESDPEIRVVASVANGQMAINTLQRQPTIDVIVLDIEMPVLDGLSALPHLLEVDPHVKIVMASTLTAKGADVSLRALRAGAADYIPKPSSTRELTGADNFKRELTEKVKALGQAARRADPRKATAAGEPQARPLPRPPVQPAATIVAQPTSGYTLPTPMRLKPEPAVVTLRPAVDIRPDVIAIGSSTGGPQALFEVLQHLKAGIDQPILITQHMPATFTTILAEHITRQCGVQCTEAKDGEPVVGGRAYVAPGDFHMLIVSKNGLPTIQLTKDPPENFCRPAVDPMLRSIVGFWGRKVLAVILTGMGHDGQKGCEQVVQSGGNVVGQDEASSVVWGMPGAVATAGLCSAVLPLKEIGPHIRRMASRRAA, encoded by the coding sequence ATGACCGATCTTCCCGGACGAACCGTGCCGACGGGGGCACCACAGACCGGCCATGAACCTTTCCGGGTCATGGTGGTGGACGACAGCGCGGTGATCCGCGGGCTGATCACGCGGGCGTTGGAAAGCGATCCGGAAATCCGCGTCGTGGCGTCCGTCGCCAACGGCCAGATGGCGATCAACACGCTTCAGCGACAACCGACCATCGACGTCATCGTGCTGGATATAGAGATGCCGGTGCTTGACGGGCTCTCGGCCCTGCCGCACCTGCTCGAGGTCGATCCGCACGTCAAGATCGTCATGGCTTCCACCCTCACCGCGAAGGGAGCGGACGTGTCGCTGCGCGCTCTGCGGGCGGGGGCGGCCGACTACATCCCAAAGCCGTCGAGCACGCGGGAACTGACCGGCGCGGACAATTTCAAGCGCGAGCTGACGGAGAAGGTCAAGGCGCTGGGTCAAGCCGCGCGGCGCGCCGACCCGCGCAAGGCGACCGCCGCCGGGGAGCCTCAGGCCCGGCCGCTCCCGCGTCCGCCAGTCCAGCCTGCCGCGACCATCGTGGCGCAGCCCACCAGCGGTTACACCCTGCCGACGCCGATGCGGCTGAAGCCGGAGCCGGCGGTGGTCACGCTTCGCCCGGCCGTCGATATCCGGCCCGACGTGATCGCCATAGGAAGCTCCACCGGTGGGCCGCAGGCCCTGTTCGAGGTGCTTCAGCATCTCAAGGCCGGGATTGACCAGCCGATCCTTATCACCCAGCACATGCCGGCGACCTTCACCACCATCCTGGCCGAGCACATTACCCGCCAGTGCGGGGTGCAGTGCACGGAGGCGAAGGACGGCGAACCGGTTGTCGGTGGGCGGGCCTATGTGGCGCCCGGCGATTTCCACATGCTGATCGTCTCGAAGAACGGCCTGCCTACGATCCAGCTCACCAAGGACCCGCCGGAGAATTTCTGTCGGCCGGCCGTGGACCCGATGCTGCGCAGCATCGTCGGATTCTGGGGGCGCAAGGTGCTGGCCGTCATCCTGACCGGCATGGGGCATGACGGTCAGAAAGGCTGCGAACAGGTGGTGCAGTCCGGCGGCAACGTGGTCGGGCAGGACGAGGCTTCGAGCGTCGTCTGGGGTATGCCCGGCGCCGTTGCCACGGCCGGCCTGTGCAGCGCCGTGCTCCCGCTCAAGGAGATTGGGCCGCACATCCGAAGGATGGCATCGAGGCGGGCAGCATGA
- a CDS encoding CheR family methyltransferase — protein sequence MKVEDFDMFCTLLRQRSGLVLTKDKAYLLESRLMPVARKWNLKGLDELAAAVRTRRDEALLRDMTEAMTTNESSFFRDQKPFDQFKSVVLPTMLQARAAKRQVRIWSAACSSGQEPYSLAMLLNEEGTKLAGWRFEIVATDLSGEMITKARNGIYTQFEVQRGLPITHLVKYFKQVGDKWQLNQDLRDRVQYREFNLLNDLSPLGQFDVIFCRNVLIYFDQPTKAKVLEAMSRILAPDGVLYLGGAETVLGITERFKPMEGQRGLYTLAGAPARALA from the coding sequence ATGAAGGTTGAAGACTTCGACATGTTCTGCACCCTGCTGCGCCAGCGCTCCGGTCTGGTCCTGACCAAGGACAAGGCCTATCTGCTGGAGTCGCGGCTCATGCCGGTCGCCCGGAAGTGGAACCTCAAGGGTCTGGACGAGTTGGCCGCCGCGGTCCGGACCCGCCGGGACGAGGCGCTGCTGAGGGACATGACGGAGGCGATGACGACCAACGAGTCGTCCTTCTTCCGGGACCAGAAGCCGTTCGACCAGTTCAAATCCGTGGTGCTGCCCACCATGCTCCAGGCGCGGGCGGCCAAGCGGCAGGTCCGCATCTGGTCGGCTGCCTGCTCCTCCGGCCAGGAGCCCTACAGCCTTGCCATGCTCCTGAACGAGGAGGGGACGAAGCTCGCCGGCTGGCGGTTCGAGATCGTCGCTACCGACCTGTCGGGCGAGATGATCACCAAGGCCCGGAACGGCATCTACACACAGTTCGAAGTTCAGCGCGGCCTGCCCATCACCCACTTGGTCAAGTATTTCAAGCAGGTGGGAGACAAGTGGCAACTGAATCAGGATCTGCGCGACCGGGTGCAGTACCGGGAGTTCAACCTGCTGAACGATCTGAGCCCGCTTGGCCAGTTCGACGTGATCTTCTGCCGCAATGTGCTGATCTATTTCGACCAGCCCACCAAGGCCAAGGTGCTGGAAGCCATGTCCCGCATCCTGGCCCCGGACGGCGTTCTCTATCTCGGTGGGGCGGAAACGGTCCTGGGGATCACCGAGAGGTTCAAGCCCATGGAAGGCCAGCGCGGCCTTTACACCCTGGCCGGCGCTCCGGCGCGCGCGCTCGCATAG
- a CDS encoding ComEA family DNA-binding protein — MTSERREAPRDRIDGSSVERQVLNKPVDLNHAGRDELMSVRGIGPGRADEIIAHRDRHGPFGSVEDLQRLNLVDPGQMSDLKDRLKV; from the coding sequence ATGACCAGCGAACGCCGCGAAGCGCCACGCGACCGCATCGACGGGTCCAGCGTGGAACGTCAGGTGCTGAACAAGCCCGTCGATCTGAATCATGCCGGACGTGACGAGCTGATGAGCGTGCGCGGGATCGGTCCCGGCCGTGCGGACGAGATCATCGCCCATCGCGATCGACACGGCCCCTTCGGCTCGGTCGAGGACCTTCAACGGTTGAATCTCGTCGATCCCGGCCAGATGTCGGATCTCAAGGACAGGCTGAAGGTCTGA
- a CDS encoding flagellar FliJ family protein, protein MKDLGPLIRLHKLQVDEQRRQLTELRTLLERLQEERSRVDTELAEEQRVAAGSIVVSMTFSAYARQMRLRRENLDRSILQAGQRVEDAEEALADAFRELKRYELAQEERDQRRRQERARRETGTFDEISATRFQRRKDETD, encoded by the coding sequence ATGAAGGACCTCGGCCCCCTGATCCGACTTCACAAGCTCCAGGTGGATGAGCAGCGACGACAGCTCACGGAACTCCGGACGCTGCTGGAGCGGCTGCAGGAGGAGCGCAGTCGGGTGGACACCGAGTTGGCGGAGGAGCAGCGTGTCGCCGCCGGCTCCATCGTGGTTTCCATGACCTTCTCCGCTTACGCGCGGCAGATGCGGCTGCGGCGGGAGAATCTGGACCGCTCCATCCTCCAGGCCGGCCAGCGGGTGGAAGACGCGGAAGAGGCTTTGGCGGATGCTTTCCGGGAGCTGAAGCGTTACGAGCTGGCGCAGGAGGAGCGCGACCAGCGCCGCAGGCAGGAGCGCGCGAGGCGCGAAACCGGGACTTTCGACGAGATCAGCGCCACGCGCTTCCAGCGTCGCAAGGACGAGACGGATTGA
- the fliI gene encoding flagellar protein export ATPase FliI — protein sequence MQYDPDRIIQEIEAIPAARVFGRVTSVLGMLVEVGGVERRLSVGGRCRVITRGGRVVPCEVVGFRSGRALLMPFGSLDDIGLGCRAEVADGQAAIHPTHAWLGRVINALGEPIDGLGPLPQGPEAVRVRNAPPPAHARKRVGAKIDLGVRALNTFLTCCRGQRMGIFAGSGVGKSVLMSMLARYTDAPVSVIGLIGERGREVQEFLENDLGPEGLARSIVIVATSDEPPLLRRQAAYMTMAVAEYFRDQGQDVLCLMDSVTRFAMAQREIGLSAGEPPTTKGYPPTVFAELPRLLERAGPGTGEGSITGLFTVLVEGGDMEEPIADAVRGILDGHIVMERRIAERGRFPAINILRSVSRTMPHCNSEAENTLVTRARQLMATHADMEEMIRLGAYRRGSDPQVDEAIHYAPALEAFLKQRIHEQSDLATGYAELGAILGMDAGGTAAG from the coding sequence GTGCAATACGACCCTGACCGGATTATCCAGGAAATTGAAGCTATTCCGGCGGCGCGCGTGTTCGGGCGGGTCACGTCTGTACTTGGCATGCTTGTTGAGGTCGGCGGGGTGGAACGCCGATTGTCGGTCGGCGGGCGGTGCCGGGTCATAACACGCGGCGGTCGCGTTGTGCCCTGCGAAGTGGTGGGGTTCCGCTCCGGAAGAGCGTTGCTCATGCCGTTCGGCAGCCTGGACGACATCGGCCTCGGCTGCCGGGCGGAGGTGGCAGACGGTCAGGCCGCCATCCATCCCACCCACGCTTGGCTAGGGCGCGTGATCAACGCGCTCGGGGAGCCGATCGACGGTCTTGGTCCCTTGCCCCAAGGGCCCGAGGCGGTGCGCGTCCGCAACGCCCCGCCGCCAGCCCATGCCCGCAAGCGGGTCGGCGCCAAGATCGATCTCGGCGTGCGCGCCCTGAACACCTTTCTGACCTGTTGCCGCGGGCAGCGGATGGGCATCTTCGCCGGCTCCGGCGTCGGCAAGTCCGTGCTGATGTCGATGCTGGCGCGCTACACCGACGCCCCGGTCAGCGTGATCGGCCTGATCGGTGAGCGTGGCCGCGAGGTGCAGGAGTTCCTGGAGAACGATCTCGGCCCCGAGGGGCTGGCGCGTAGCATCGTCATCGTCGCCACCAGCGATGAGCCCCCCCTGCTGCGCCGCCAGGCCGCCTACATGACCATGGCGGTAGCGGAGTATTTCCGCGACCAGGGCCAGGATGTGCTGTGCCTGATGGACAGCGTGACACGCTTCGCCATGGCCCAGCGGGAAATCGGACTGTCCGCCGGGGAACCGCCGACCACCAAGGGGTATCCGCCCACCGTCTTCGCCGAGCTTCCGCGCCTGCTGGAGCGGGCCGGCCCAGGTACCGGAGAAGGCAGCATCACCGGCCTGTTCACGGTCCTGGTTGAGGGCGGCGATATGGAGGAACCAATCGCCGACGCCGTGCGCGGCATCCTGGACGGCCATATCGTCATGGAACGGCGCATCGCTGAACGCGGCCGGTTCCCTGCGATCAACATCCTCCGATCCGTCAGCCGGACCATGCCGCACTGTAACTCGGAGGCGGAAAACACGCTGGTGACGCGTGCGCGCCAGCTCATGGCGACCCATGCCGACATGGAGGAGATGATCCGGCTCGGCGCTTACCGGCGCGGGTCCGACCCGCAGGTGGATGAGGCGATCCACTATGCCCCCGCCCTGGAGGCCTTCCTGAAGCAGCGGATCCATGAACAGAGCGACCTAGCCACCGGCTATGCCGAGTTGGGCGCGATCCTGGGCATGGATGCCGGCGGCACCGCCGCAGGCTGA
- the ctrA gene encoding response regulator transcription factor CtrA has protein sequence MRVLLVEDDKSMARSIQLMLGTEGYIVDTTDLGEDGLEIGKIYDYDIIILDLMLPDIDGYEVLRRLRSARVNTPILILSGLTEMDAKIKGLGFGADDYITKPFDKRELVARLQAIIRRSKGHSESLIRTGKLAVNLEARTVEVDGSPLHLTGKEYGILELLSLRKGTTLTKEMFLNHLYGGMDEPELKIIDVFVCKLRKKLTTATKGENYIETVWGRGYVLRDPPADAKAQRQAG, from the coding sequence ATGAGAGTCCTGTTGGTCGAAGACGACAAGTCCATGGCCAGGAGTATCCAATTGATGCTGGGTACCGAAGGCTACATCGTGGACACGACCGATCTTGGCGAAGACGGCCTGGAAATCGGCAAAATCTATGACTACGACATTATCATTCTCGACTTGATGCTGCCCGACATCGACGGGTACGAGGTGCTGCGCCGTCTGCGCTCCGCCCGCGTCAACACGCCGATCCTGATCCTTTCCGGCCTGACCGAAATGGATGCCAAGATCAAGGGGCTGGGCTTCGGTGCGGACGACTATATTACGAAGCCGTTCGACAAGCGGGAGCTGGTCGCCCGGCTTCAGGCGATCATCCGCCGCTCCAAGGGCCATTCGGAGAGCCTGATCCGGACCGGCAAGCTGGCCGTCAATCTGGAGGCCCGCACGGTGGAGGTGGATGGCAGTCCGCTGCACCTGACCGGCAAGGAGTACGGAATCCTGGAGCTGCTGTCCCTGCGCAAGGGCACCACGCTGACCAAGGAGATGTTCCTCAACCATCTCTATGGCGGGATGGATGAGCCGGAGCTGAAGATCATCGACGTCTTCGTCTGCAAACTCCGCAAGAAGCTCACCACCGCCACCAAGGGCGAGAACTACATCGAGACGGTGTGGGGGCGCGGCTATGTGTTGCGCGATCCGCCGGCCGATGCGAAGGCCCAGCGTCAGGCGGGTTGA
- a CDS encoding NAD(P)/FAD-dependent oxidoreductase, whose amino-acid sequence MNGSTRPSGRRVVLAGAGHAQLYTLKHAIEFARRGHELVTIAPDHFWYSGLATGVLSGLYTPAIDKVDVEALTRQAGGRFIRDRITEVDLTRRLVHLERGDPLSFDALSITLGSEPHPVPGAGGVPGCYSVKPIAQICRLREEIERRLTADPSSAPRIVVAGGGVTAVELASNLEALARRFGGNVRVVVLAGRGGPLRQLPPAAASLVLDILERRGICVQSGARVERVEPGCAILEGSGTAVAFDLFVNATGLQPNPVLKRSGLPVDGRGAMLVDDTLRSIADPNVHGGGDCIAIRGYELPRIGVHAIREAPILFRNLLAALDCEPAETYAPQARYLWIMNLGDETGLAVRGGLWWHGRLAFRLKDWIDRRFLREYQIAAGSDIVA is encoded by the coding sequence ATGAATGGATCGACCCGGCCTTCCGGCCGGCGCGTCGTGCTGGCCGGGGCCGGACATGCGCAGCTCTATACGCTGAAGCACGCCATCGAGTTCGCCCGGCGCGGGCATGAGCTGGTTACCATCGCACCGGACCACTTCTGGTATTCGGGGCTGGCCACCGGCGTCCTCTCCGGCCTCTATACGCCAGCGATCGACAAGGTGGATGTGGAAGCGCTGACCCGGCAGGCGGGTGGCCGCTTCATCCGCGACAGGATCACGGAAGTCGATCTGACCCGGCGCCTGGTGCATCTGGAACGGGGCGATCCCCTCAGCTTCGATGCGCTGTCCATCACGCTGGGAAGCGAACCGCATCCCGTTCCCGGTGCCGGAGGCGTTCCAGGCTGCTATAGCGTGAAGCCGATTGCCCAGATCTGCCGGCTCCGCGAGGAAATCGAAAGGCGGTTGACGGCCGATCCCTCGTCCGCGCCACGGATCGTGGTGGCCGGCGGCGGTGTTACCGCGGTGGAACTCGCGTCCAATCTCGAAGCGCTTGCCCGCCGCTTCGGCGGAAATGTCCGAGTCGTCGTGCTGGCCGGTCGCGGCGGGCCTCTGCGCCAACTTCCTCCCGCGGCAGCCAGCCTTGTTCTCGACATACTGGAGCGGCGAGGCATCTGTGTGCAGTCGGGCGCGCGGGTAGAGCGGGTGGAGCCCGGCTGCGCCATCCTGGAAGGAAGCGGGACCGCGGTTGCTTTCGACCTGTTCGTCAACGCCACCGGCCTGCAGCCCAATCCTGTTCTGAAACGCTCCGGCCTTCCAGTCGATGGCCGGGGTGCGATGCTGGTGGACGACACGTTGCGGAGCATTGCCGATCCCAACGTCCATGGCGGCGGCGACTGCATCGCCATCAGGGGATACGAACTGCCCAGGATTGGCGTCCACGCCATCCGGGAGGCGCCGATCCTGTTCCGCAATTTACTTGCGGCCCTGGACTGCGAGCCGGCGGAGACCTATGCCCCGCAGGCGCGCTATCTCTGGATCATGAATCTCGGCGATGAAACCGGGCTCGCCGTGCGCGGCGGGCTCTGGTGGCATGGGCGGCTTGCATTCCGCCTCAAGGATTGGATCGACCGCCGATTCCTGCGGGAATATCAGATCGCCGCCGGGAGCGACATCGTTGCCTGA
- a CDS encoding YkvA family protein, with product MMKRDVLALWLAARDRRVPWHAKVLAAVVAAYALSPIDLIPDAIPVLGYLDDLILVPAGIWLAVRLIPVALMTELRERAAALDRPVSRASAALILALWLAGAGILAWFWLIRPE from the coding sequence ATGATGAAGCGGGACGTACTGGCCCTTTGGCTCGCGGCGCGTGACCGGCGGGTGCCCTGGCATGCCAAGGTCCTGGCGGCGGTGGTTGCGGCCTATGCGCTGTCGCCGATCGACCTGATCCCCGATGCTATTCCTGTGCTGGGCTATCTTGACGATCTGATCCTGGTTCCGGCCGGCATCTGGCTGGCGGTGCGTCTGATCCCTGTTGCGTTGATGACGGAACTACGGGAACGGGCGGCCGCTCTCGACCGGCCGGTCAGCCGGGCTAGCGCCGCGCTGATCCTTGCGCTCTGGCTGGCAGGAGCCGGAATCCTGGCTTGGTTCTGGTTAATCCGGCCGGAATAA
- a CDS encoding zinc-dependent alcohol dehydrogenase, whose amino-acid sequence MKALCWHGKGDIRYDTVPDPKIEDPQDAIIKVTSCAICGSDLHLMDGYIPFMESGDVLGHECMGEVVEVGKETKNLKVGDRVVIPFTINCGKCDQCRRGNFSVCENSNRNASLAAKMFGHTTAGLFGYSHLTGGYAGGQAEYVRVPFADPTAIKVPKTGLTDDQLLFLSDIFPTGWQAAVHCDIQPTDVVAIWGCGPVAQFAIKSALMLGAHTVIAIDRVPERLALAKEAGAITINFDEEPVLERLNELTGGRGPDKCIEAVGMEAHAGLGAHGLMGMYDKAKSTLMLETERPVALREAIYACRPGGIVSVAGVFGGLADKIPLGAFMNKGLTMRTGQTHVKRFTDDLLRRIEEGQIDPTFVITHKLDLKDGPEAYHTFRDKKDGCIKVVLRP is encoded by the coding sequence ATGAAGGCGCTGTGCTGGCACGGGAAAGGCGATATCCGCTACGACACGGTTCCCGATCCGAAGATCGAGGATCCGCAGGACGCCATTATCAAGGTCACAAGCTGCGCCATCTGCGGTTCCGACCTACACCTCATGGATGGGTACATTCCGTTCATGGAAAGCGGCGACGTGCTGGGCCATGAATGCATGGGCGAGGTGGTCGAGGTCGGCAAGGAAACGAAGAACCTGAAGGTCGGCGACCGGGTGGTGATCCCCTTCACCATCAATTGCGGCAAGTGCGACCAGTGCCGGCGCGGCAACTTCTCCGTCTGCGAGAACAGCAACCGGAACGCCAGCCTGGCCGCCAAGATGTTCGGCCATACCACCGCCGGTTTGTTCGGATATTCGCACCTGACCGGCGGCTATGCCGGCGGGCAGGCGGAATATGTGCGGGTGCCCTTCGCCGACCCGACGGCAATCAAGGTGCCGAAGACCGGACTGACCGACGATCAACTCCTGTTCCTCAGCGACATCTTCCCGACCGGCTGGCAGGCGGCGGTCCATTGCGACATCCAGCCCACGGATGTCGTCGCGATCTGGGGCTGCGGGCCGGTGGCACAGTTCGCGATCAAGAGCGCCCTGATGCTGGGCGCCCATACGGTCATCGCCATCGACCGCGTCCCGGAACGGCTGGCCCTTGCCAAGGAGGCGGGCGCCATCACCATCAACTTCGATGAGGAGCCGGTGCTGGAGCGGCTCAATGAGCTGACCGGCGGGCGCGGACCGGATAAATGCATCGAGGCTGTGGGCATGGAGGCGCATGCCGGCCTGGGTGCGCACGGGCTGATGGGCATGTACGACAAGGCCAAATCCACGCTGATGCTGGAGACAGAGCGGCCGGTGGCCCTGCGTGAGGCGATCTATGCCTGCCGCCCCGGCGGCATCGTCTCTGTCGCCGGGGTGTTCGGGGGACTGGCCGACAAGATTCCGCTGGGTGCCTTCATGAACAAGGGCCTGACCATGCGAACGGGCCAGACCCATGTGAAGCGCTTTACCGATGATCTGCTGCGCCGGATCGAGGAAGGGCAGATCGACCCAACCTTCGTCATCACGCACAAGCTGGACCTAAAGGACGGGCCGGAGGCCTATCACACCTTCCGCGACAAGAAGGACGGCTGCATCAAGGTGGTGCTGCGGCCGTAA
- the malQ gene encoding 4-alpha-glucanotransferase: MNLERASGILLHPTCLPGGHGIGDLGPAARHFVDQLAEAGQSWWQILPLGPTSAGNSPYSALSTFAGNPLLISFDDLIAEGLADSAIQYRLPQNRANGVDYGDVVSAKLAALDEVCANFLRRDGSDELWADFDLFRARHEADWLDDYALFIALKDRHRGRPWQEWNALYVMRDPMGLSEARHSLGMEIRRIKVQQFLFFRQWERLRAHAHSKGVRIIGDIPIFVAGDSADVWSKPHLFELDNTGRPTLVAGVPPDYFSATGQLWGNPLYRWDAHRAEGFAWWQLRMAKTLEMVDLVRVDHFRGFEAYWEIPAGQETAINGRWVPAPGYELFQSLRDRFGDVPVIAEDLGIITDEVERLRDHFGFPGMRVLPFEWGEDFHPERSDSSRHPENRIFYTGTHDNDTILGWFRHVGGVDSDTGRAMLDFLHSNHTAVHWDFIRYAMETNARLAVVPVQDVLGLGTEARMNIPGVADGNWAWRLQPGQFDHHAVEGLRALTERTSRLPGQS, from the coding sequence ATGAACCTCGAGCGCGCCAGCGGCATCCTGCTGCATCCAACATGCCTACCCGGTGGCCATGGCATCGGCGACCTGGGCCCGGCGGCCCGCCACTTCGTGGACCAGCTTGCGGAAGCCGGGCAGTCCTGGTGGCAGATCCTGCCGCTCGGTCCCACCAGTGCCGGCAACTCCCCTTATTCCGCCCTCTCCACCTTCGCCGGCAATCCGCTGCTGATCAGCTTCGACGACCTGATCGCGGAGGGGTTGGCCGACAGCGCTATCCAGTACCGCCTGCCGCAGAACCGGGCAAACGGCGTGGATTACGGCGACGTGGTCTCGGCAAAGCTGGCGGCGCTGGACGAGGTCTGCGCCAACTTCCTGCGCCGTGACGGCAGCGATGAGCTGTGGGCCGATTTCGACCTCTTCCGCGCCCGGCATGAAGCCGACTGGCTGGACGACTACGCCCTCTTCATCGCGCTGAAGGACCGCCATCGCGGCCGGCCCTGGCAGGAGTGGAACGCGCTCTATGTCATGCGCGACCCGATGGGCCTGTCAGAGGCGCGCCACAGCCTGGGCATGGAAATCCGCCGCATCAAGGTTCAGCAGTTCCTGTTCTTCCGCCAGTGGGAGCGGCTGCGCGCCCATGCCCATTCCAAGGGCGTGAGGATCATCGGCGACATTCCGATCTTCGTCGCCGGCGACAGCGCCGACGTCTGGTCCAAGCCACATTTGTTCGAGTTGGACAATACCGGTCGCCCGACGCTGGTCGCCGGCGTCCCGCCGGATTATTTCAGCGCGACCGGCCAGCTCTGGGGCAACCCGCTCTACCGCTGGGACGCGCACCGGGCGGAAGGATTCGCCTGGTGGCAACTCCGCATGGCCAAGACGCTCGAGATGGTCGATCTGGTCCGCGTCGACCATTTCCGCGGCTTCGAGGCATACTGGGAAATTCCCGCTGGGCAGGAAACGGCCATCAATGGCCGCTGGGTCCCCGCCCCTGGGTACGAGCTGTTCCAGTCCCTGCGGGACCGGTTCGGCGATGTGCCGGTAATTGCAGAAGACCTCGGCATCATCACGGATGAGGTGGAGCGTCTGCGGGACCATTTCGGTTTCCCCGGCATGCGCGTCCTGCCCTTCGAGTGGGGAGAGGATTTCCATCCGGAGCGGTCGGACTCGAGCCGGCATCCAGAGAACCGGATCTTCTATACCGGCACCCACGACAATGACACGATCCTGGGCTGGTTCCGCCATGTGGGCGGGGTGGACTCGGATACCGGTCGGGCGATGCTGGACTTCCTGCACAGCAACCATACCGCCGTACATTGGGACTTCATCCGCTATGCGATGGAAACCAATGCGCGCCTGGCGGTGGTGCCCGTGCAGGACGTGCTGGGCCTGGGTACGGAAGCCCGGATGAACATCCCCGGCGTGGCGGACGGCAACTGGGCCTGGCGTCTGCAGCCCGGCCAATTCGACCATCATGCCGTGGAGGGGCTCCGCGCCCTGACTGAACGGACCAGCCGCCTGCCCGGCCAGTCCTGA